In the Sandaracinus amylolyticus genome, AACGAGAGCGCGAACCATCCGTTGAGGATCGCGACGTTGATCTCCTGCATCGTCGAGACGAACGTGCGGTCGTCGGCGCGCGCGAGGCCCGGCATCACCGAGCACACGTATCCATAGAAGAGCCCGGCAGCGAGGCCCGTCGCGGTCGTCGCCGCGAGCAACACGAACGTTCGGAGTCCCGGCATCGCGCGCGGAGCATGATCCGACGCGGCGAGGCGTGCCGTCGTTTTCGTGGACCGCGCGCCGCGCGACTCTCGAGCGTGCGTGTCGGTGGGCCCGCCCTTGCGGCCGAGGTGCCGTTCGAAGATCCTCCGGCTCTTCCTTGGGGGCGTGAAGTATGGCCAGGCTCGCGTGGATCGGAGTCGCGCTCGTGCTCGCGAGCTGTGCGAGCGGCGGCGGCGGGCCGCTCGACGACGCAGGGTCCGCACCGACCGATGCGGGTGCCGTCGATGCGGCGATCGCGATCGACGCCGGGACCGATGCAGGCGTGGCGCTCGACGCCGGTCGAGCCGACGGTGGAAGGCCGGACGGCGGCCCGCCCGACGGCGGCCCCGTCGACGCCGGGCCGCCGGACGCGGGGCCGATCACGTTGCCGGTCACCGACGCGCTGCTCGTGCACTTCGACGCACGCGACGTGCTCGGCGACGGAAGCGCGCCCGGAGCGACGCCTGCCGCGTGGCTCGATCTCACCGGCGGCAACGACGCCGCGTGCACCAACGCGCGGTGGGAGGCGGACGGGCTCGCCACGGGACACCCCGCGATTCGCACCGTGAGCACCGCCGCGAGCCACTGCGCGTTCCCGATTCCCGATCTCGGCGATCTCTCGATCTTCGTCGTGCTCCGCACCTCCGACACGCGCGTCGGACAGGAGTGGTGGACCTCACCGGTGATCGTCGGTGGCGATCGCGCGGACGAGTGGGACGACGGCGCGTTCTTCCTCTCGGGTGGCCGCGCCGGGTTCGCGCGGCGCGACGCGCGCCCGCGCTTCGACTCGACGCGATCGATCGCCGACGGCGCGCCCCACGCGATCTCACTCGTGCGCGTGGCCGCCTCGGGCGTGGTCACGTTCCGCGCCGACGACTTCCCGCTCGAGACCGGCAGCGCGCCCAGCGGTGGAATCTCCGAGCCCAACACGTGGCGCGTCGGTCGCCACGACAACGAAGCCGAGGGGCGAATCGCTGCGTCGTTCGGAGAGGTGCTGATCTATTCGCGCGCACTCTCGCCCGCGGAGCGCGCGTCGGTGCACGACTACCTCGCTGCGCGGTGGAGCCTCTGAGCGATGCCGTGATCGCTGGCGCAGTCCGCGCCGCGTGCATATCATCGCGCGCCCGGTGACACGGGCAGGAGAGGCCAACACATGACGATCTCGGAGAACCCAACCGACGCGCTGCGGCGCGTGGTTGCAGCGGTGGTATTCACGCTCCTCGGCGGCTGCGGCGCCGAGACGCTCGGGGAAGGCGAGAGCTGCACCGCCGACACCGAGTGTGGCGTCGGCGCGTGTGTCGAGCTCGACGGACGCCGCACCTGCTCGATCGCTTGCGCGCCGGGCGACGCGTGCCCCGATGCGTTCGACGGAAGCGCGCGCACGTGCCGCGAGAGCTCGTATTGCGGCGCGCCCTGCACGTTCACCGGATCGCGCGAAGGCCAGGCCTGCCGCGACGGAGCGGTGGTGGAGTGCGCGAGCCTCGAGCCCGCCGACGCGTGCTCGGATTGCGGCTGCGCGATGTTCGGTGGCGGGATCTGCGTCGCAGGGACGGGCTGCGTCCAGCCGGGGCCCGAGGGCGCCGCGTGCACCGAAGATCGCTTCTGCGAGAGCGGGCTCTGCGATCCTGCGTCCGGCACCTGCGTCGCGCCGAGCGCCGACGGCGAGGCCTGCGCGGAGGATCGGTTCTGCCAGAGCGGCCTCTGCAACCCGCTCACCGACACCTGCACGTCACTGCTCGCAGCGGGCGCCGCGTGTGACGCCGACCGCTACTGCGCCTCCGGGCTCTGCGGGACGACGTCGCGCGTCTGTGTGGTGCCGGGCGCGATCGACGATCCGTGCTCGATCGATCGTGAGTGCCAGTCGCAGAACTGCAGCACGGACGGTGATGCGACACGCGTGGGCGTCTGTCGTCAGCCGCTCGGCGAGGAATGCGACGTCGACCACTGCAATCGCTGCGTCGGCCGCGATCTCAGCTTCGGATTCCCGGGCTACTGCTCGCGGTCGGGATGCGACCCCGTGACGGCGCCCTGCGGTCCTCCGGTCGGCGCGTACAACCGTCGATTCGACTGCCGCGCGAGCGTCGATGGTCCCTATTACTGCTACGAGACTTGCCCGACCGACCAAGACGAGGCGCTCGGCTACAACTGCCTCGACGACTTCGACCTCTGTCACTGGCAGACGGGCTCCTGCTACTGACTGCGACGCTGCCGAGCGTCATCGAATCGAACGCGATGACGCTCAGCTCGTCTCGGCGAAGAGCTGCGCGAGCGTCTTGCCGTACGGCCAGAAGGCAGACCGATCGCCACGCTTCCACGCCGCGCGGAGCTCGGGCGTCGTGATGTCCCAGTCGGGTCGGCAGCGGCGGAGCACCGCGCGGAGATCGTGGCGCAGCTCCTCGCTCGTCGGTCGGCCGAAGAACCAATAGCCGACGTAGATCGAGTGCACGACCAGGCCCGGCGCGAGCACGAGCGTGTGCGGGATCATCGGATCGTGCATCGGATCGGTGTACTCGGCGATGTCGAGATCCTTCTGCACGACTCGCTCGGGATCCGAGAGGAAGGGCCAGTGCGCGCCGAGCCCGCTCCGGAGCTCGTTCGTCGCGAGGAGATCGTCGGTCGTGATCGTGACGAGCCGGCAATAGCCGACCTCGATCTCGCGGTGGAGCTCCACGAGCGACTCGTGCTGGCGCCGATCCTTCGGACAGTATCCACCGCGCCCGAGCACGACGATCATCGGATCGGAGCCCTGGAGACCGCTGAGCCGGCGCCGAGCGCCGGTGTGATCGCGTAGCTCGTAGTCGGGGAAGACCGCGCCGGGGACGATGTCGGACCGCATGGGGCCGCATCTCGCCACCCCACGCGTCGCCGCAACTCACGTCGACACTCGCGTGCATGCGGACTACGGGCTCGCGACCCCGGGGCACAGACCAAGAGATGTCGGCGAGCCCGCCGGCCCGTCTCCCAGGGTGAGGTACGGACATGAAGATCGTCGTCATCGGAGGCACTGGCCTCATCGGCACGAAGCTGGTGAACAGGCTCCGTCGAGAGGGGCACGAGGTCGTCGCGGCATCACCCGCGTCGGGAGTCAACGCGATGACCGGCGAAGGGCTCGCGGAAGCGCTCGCCGGCGCGCAGGTCGTCGTCGACGTCGCGAACTCGCCCTCGTTCGAAGACCGCGCGGTCCTGGAGTTCTTCGAGACGTCTTGCCGCAACCTGATGGCCGCGGAGTCGGCCGCCGGCGTGAGGCATCACGTCGCACTCTCCATCGTCGGCGCCGACCGCCTTCCGGAGAGTGGTTATCTGCGCGCGAAAGTCGCTCAAGAGCAAGTGATCAAGGCGTCCAAAGTGCCCTTCACGATCGTCCGCTCGACTCAGTTCTTCGAGTTCATGAACGGCATCGCGCAAGTGGCCACGACGGGACAGACCGTTCGCCTGTCGCCGGCGACCCTGCAGCCCATCGCCGCCGACGACGTGGCGGCAGCGC is a window encoding:
- a CDS encoding SDR family oxidoreductase, which codes for MKIVVIGGTGLIGTKLVNRLRREGHEVVAASPASGVNAMTGEGLAEALAGAQVVVDVANSPSFEDRAVLEFFETSCRNLMAAESAAGVRHHVALSIVGADRLPESGYLRAKVAQEQVIKASKVPFTIVRSTQFFEFMNGIAQVATTGQTVRLSPATLQPIAADDVAAALAEVAVGAPANGTIEIAGPERLGLDELVRRLLRAANDPRQVVVDVHARYFGTELNDRSLTPSGSPRLGPTRFADWLSRSVPSSAAPKHA
- a CDS encoding redoxin domain-containing protein — protein: MRSDIVPGAVFPDYELRDHTGARRRLSGLQGSDPMIVVLGRGGYCPKDRRQHESLVELHREIEVGYCRLVTITTDDLLATNELRSGLGAHWPFLSDPERVVQKDLDIAEYTDPMHDPMIPHTLVLAPGLVVHSIYVGYWFFGRPTSEELRHDLRAVLRRCRPDWDITTPELRAAWKRGDRSAFWPYGKTLAQLFAETS